A genomic region of Ictidomys tridecemlineatus isolate mIctTri1 chromosome 10, mIctTri1.hap1, whole genome shotgun sequence contains the following coding sequences:
- the LOC101965450 gene encoding zona pellucida sperm-binding protein 3 receptor-like, with protein sequence MRSHQSPTPHRLGMWKIFGSILVQLTLVTALLDTVIGDCGLPPKLQFASPLSQLYEPNFKAGTVLKYACHSGYRKVNSSRVTCGAYGAWIYNIFCIKKQCRNPGELTNGKVDVMTDFLFGSTIQFSCSKGYVLIGSTNSQCEVQGSEVEWSDPLPECVIVKCESPPEISNGKHGGGDEDVYTFGSSVTYSCDPNFSLIGNATIYCMVENKTLGVWRPNPPVCKNIFFYTPVEIFCHQPQIPKGIFISGFKPFYTHKDSIVVSCKKGYVLRGSNLIHCEAHNEWYPSVPTCELNGCSDLPEIPGAFLEKHIYAQKTQELFEIGTKLKYQCKPGYHAADELTVTCQQNLVWSTSKGCEKVCCPTPNLEKIKIVREKRDFTTVCAYVSGDFIFYMCEEGYYTASSDGKSTCQEDGTWKPQIPECKPVLCPKPTIENGRLAREKDHYVAMENITIQCDFGYNVVGSQSITCSVNKTWYPEVPKCKKEVPEGCEQVIIGRKLMQCLPNPEEVKMALQIYKLSLQIERLEQEKDKCIKLRENIFEKEKSEELVLPLN encoded by the exons ATGCGCTCCCACCAGAGCCCCACGCCCCACAGGCTTGGGATGTGGAAGATCTTCGGCTCAATTCTTGTCCAATTGACTTTGGTTACTGCTCTGCTGGATACTGTCATTG GTGATTGCGGTCTTCCACCCAAGTTGCAGTTTGCTTCTCCACTCAGCCAGTTGTATGAGCCCAATTTCAAAGCTGGAACTGTTCTGAAATACGCCTGCCACTCTGGCTACAGGAAAGTCAATTCCAGTCGCGTCACTTGCGGTGCCTATGGTGCATGGATCTACAATATCTTTTGTATCA AGAAACAATGCAGGAACCCAGGAGAGTTAACCAATGGTAAAGTGGATGTTATGactgattttctttttggttcaACCATACAATTCAGCTGCTCAAAGGG GTATGTCCTCATTGGTTCAACGAATAGTCAATGTGAGGTCCAAGGTAGCGAGGTTGAGTGGAGTGACCCTCTCCCAGAATGTGTAA TTGTCAAGTGTGAGTCCCCTCCAGAAATCAGTAATGGGAAGCATGGTGGTGGAGATGAAGACGTCTACACATTTGGATCCTCTGTCACCTACAGCTGTGATCCCAACTTCTCACTCATAGGCAATGCCACCATTTACTGCATGGTGGAGAATAAAACATTAGGTGTCTGGAGACCAAACCCTCCTGTGTGTAAAA ataTCTTTTTCTATACTCCTGTTGAAATATTCTGCCATCAGCCACAGATTCCAAAGGGAATCTTTATCTCTGGATTCAAACCCTTCTATACTCACAAAGACTCTATAGTGGTAAGCTGCAAGAAAGGTTACGTCCTCCGAGGGAGTAATTTAATCCACTGTGAAGCTCATAATGAGTGGTACCCCTCTGTTCCCACCTGTGAACTCA ATGGTTGTTCAGACTTACCAGAAATTCCTGGTGCTTTCTTGGAGAAACATATCTATGCTCAGAAAACTCAGGAATTATTTGAAATTGGGACAAAGTTGAAATATCAGTGTAAGCCTGGCTATCATGCAGCAGATGAGCTGACTGTGACTTGTCAGCAAAATTTGGTATGGTCAACTTCCAAAGGATGTGAGA AAGTGTGTTGCCCAACACCAAATCTGGAGAAAATCAAAATCGTACGTGAAAAGAGGGATTTCACTACTGTGTGTGCCTATGTTTCTGGAGACTTTATTTTCTATATGTGTGAAGAAGGCTACTACACTGCTTCTTCTGATGGAAAGAGTACATGCCAAGAAGATGGCACATGGAAGCCTCAAATTCCAGAATGTAAACCAG TTCTGTGTCCAAAACCAACGATAGAAAATGGCAGGCTGGCCAGGGAGAAGGATCATTATGTTGCAATGGAAAACATCACCATCCAGTGTGACTTTGGCTATAATGTGGTTGGTTCCCAAAGTATCACTTGCTCAGTGAACAAAACCTGGTACCCAGAGGTGCCCAAGTGTAAGAAG GAGGTTCCAGAAGGCTGTGAACAAGTGATCATAGGCAGAAAACTCATGCAGTGTCTTCCAAACCCGGAAGAGGTGAAAATGGCCCTGCAAATATATAAACTGTCTCTGCAGATTGAACGTTTGGAACAAGAGAAAGATAAATGCATAAAGCTAAgggagaatatttttgaaaaagagaaatcagAGGAGTTAGTTTTGCCTTTAAATTAA